One window of the Methylocystis parvus OBBP genome contains the following:
- the galE gene encoding UDP-glucose 4-epimerase GalE produces the protein MAVLVTGGAGYIGSHTVLELLDAGEKPVVLDDLSTGFRWAVPEGVPLVVGDDSDEDLVTETIGRYAVDAIIHFAAKIVVPDSVADPLGYYLNNTAKARTLIATAIGCDVKHFIFSSTAAVYGDPDHLPVTEDEPLKPVSPYGRSKLMVEWMLEDAARAYDFAYVALRYFNVAGADPKGRSGQSTPNATHLIKVAAQTALGKRPKMQVFGTDYPTPDGACVRDYIQVTDLACAHIDALRHLRGGGESLVANCGYARGFSVLEVIEAVKRISGVDFKVEYVPRRPGDPAAIVASNERARNILGWKPQHDNLDEIVRQALDWEKRLGEKV, from the coding sequence ATGGCCGTTTTAGTGACGGGGGGCGCCGGCTATATCGGCAGCCATACGGTGCTCGAATTGTTGGACGCGGGCGAGAAGCCTGTCGTGCTCGACGACCTCTCGACCGGTTTCCGCTGGGCGGTGCCCGAAGGCGTCCCGCTTGTCGTCGGCGACGACAGCGACGAGGACCTCGTCACCGAGACCATCGGCCGGTACGCCGTCGACGCGATCATCCACTTCGCCGCCAAGATCGTGGTCCCGGATTCGGTTGCTGATCCGCTGGGCTACTATCTCAACAATACGGCGAAAGCGCGCACGCTGATCGCCACCGCCATAGGCTGCGACGTCAAGCATTTCATCTTCTCCTCCACAGCGGCGGTCTATGGCGATCCGGACCATCTGCCGGTCACGGAAGACGAGCCTCTAAAGCCCGTCTCGCCTTACGGGCGCTCCAAGCTCATGGTGGAATGGATGCTGGAGGACGCTGCGCGGGCGTATGACTTCGCCTATGTCGCCTTGCGTTATTTCAACGTCGCGGGCGCGGATCCGAAGGGGCGTTCGGGGCAGTCGACGCCCAACGCGACTCATCTCATAAAGGTCGCGGCGCAGACGGCGCTGGGGAAGCGCCCCAAAATGCAGGTCTTCGGCACGGATTATCCGACGCCGGACGGCGCCTGCGTGCGCGATTACATTCAGGTCACTGACCTCGCTTGCGCCCATATCGACGCCTTGCGCCATCTGCGCGGCGGCGGCGAGAGTCTCGTCGCCAATTGCGGCTACGCGAGGGGTTTCTCGGTTCTCGAGGTGATCGAGGCCGTCAAGCGCATCAGCGGCGTGGATTTTAAAGTGGAATATGTGCCCCGCCGGCCCGGCGATCCGGCCGCGATCGTCGCTTCCAATGAGCGTGCGCGCAACATTCTCGGCTGGAAGCCACAGCACGACAATCTCGACGAGATCGTGCGTCAGGCGCTCGACTGGGAAAAGCGGCTGGGCGAGAAAGTTTAG
- a CDS encoding GNAT family N-acetyltransferase, whose amino-acid sequence MVKTAFSIRHARPGDAEEIARVHDASWRDAYRGVIPGVELERMIARRGPAWWHSAIMRGTGLLVLDFDKQIVGYSTYGRNRVPSMPYSGEIFEIYLSPQHQGLGLGRRLFAAARRELAEHGYLSTIVWALADNEKALAFYRSLGGQTVRRAEERFGADMLTRVAFGFVSAPVR is encoded by the coding sequence ATGGTCAAAACCGCCTTCTCCATTCGCCATGCGCGGCCCGGCGACGCCGAGGAAATCGCGCGCGTCCATGACGCGTCCTGGCGGGACGCCTATCGCGGCGTGATTCCCGGCGTGGAGCTCGAGCGGATGATCGCGCGGCGCGGCCCGGCCTGGTGGCACTCCGCCATCATGCGGGGCACGGGCCTGCTCGTTCTCGATTTCGACAAGCAGATCGTCGGTTATTCGACCTATGGACGAAACCGCGTGCCGTCCATGCCCTATTCGGGCGAAATCTTCGAGATTTATCTGTCGCCGCAGCATCAGGGCCTCGGACTCGGCCGCCGCCTCTTCGCGGCGGCGCGGCGGGAGCTCGCCGAGCACGGCTATCTCTCGACCATCGTCTGGGCGCTTGCGGATAATGAAAAGGCGCTGGCTTTCTACCGCAGCCTCGGCGGGCAGACCGTGCGCCGCGCGGAAGAACGTTTCGGCGCCGACATGCTGACCCGCGTCGCCTTCGGCTTCGTCTCCGCCCCGGTGCGGTGA
- a CDS encoding lytic murein transglycosylase — protein sequence MTMKRQDFPLAALDRRRALIGLALGVFAAARPAQAEDFAGFLQGLWPQAQAAGVSRETFEAAVSGLSPEPGVLAKPKAQAEFTISIPAYLAGIVTNGRVSRGQSVAAELAGPLNRAAARHGVPGEIIVAILGVESNFGTATGGADVLKVLATLAWKGHRAETFIEEFVDALVMLEKGYATRGQLRGSWAGAMGQPQFMPSAYLKFAETDDGAGAPDIWRSHADAIASIANFLAKSGWIAGLPAVMEIRLPDGFDYASFDLDFPRWRALGVARADGGALPSSGAASLYLPAGASGPAFLISDNFEVIRQYNTSDAYAMSVAVLAERIAGRDMPVASWPKVAPLSTADVKAMQQLLTQKGHYRGTIDGKLGRTSRNAVHAFQLAEGIQPADGFATKEILARLRGK from the coding sequence ATGACGATGAAGAGACAAGATTTTCCCCTCGCGGCGCTCGACCGCCGGCGCGCGCTGATCGGCCTGGCGCTTGGCGTCTTCGCAGCGGCGCGTCCGGCGCAGGCGGAGGATTTCGCCGGTTTTCTTCAGGGTCTCTGGCCGCAGGCGCAGGCGGCGGGCGTCTCCCGCGAGACCTTCGAGGCGGCGGTTTCGGGCCTCTCGCCGGAGCCCGGCGTGCTGGCGAAACCAAAGGCGCAAGCCGAATTCACCATTTCCATCCCCGCCTATCTCGCCGGAATAGTGACAAATGGTCGCGTCTCGCGGGGCCAGTCGGTCGCCGCGGAGCTTGCCGGACCGCTCAATCGCGCGGCCGCCCGCCACGGCGTCCCCGGCGAGATCATCGTCGCCATTCTCGGGGTCGAGAGCAATTTCGGAACGGCGACCGGCGGAGCCGACGTCTTGAAAGTTCTGGCGACGCTCGCCTGGAAGGGCCACCGCGCCGAGACCTTCATCGAGGAATTCGTCGACGCCCTCGTCATGCTGGAGAAGGGCTACGCGACGCGCGGCCAGTTGAGAGGCTCCTGGGCGGGGGCGATGGGCCAGCCGCAATTCATGCCCTCGGCCTATCTGAAATTCGCCGAAACCGACGACGGCGCCGGCGCGCCCGACATCTGGCGCTCGCATGCCGACGCCATCGCCTCGATCGCCAATTTTCTCGCCAAGTCCGGCTGGATCGCGGGGCTGCCGGCCGTCATGGAGATCCGCCTGCCCGACGGCTTCGACTATGCGTCCTTCGACCTCGATTTCCCCCGCTGGCGGGCGCTGGGGGTCGCGCGGGCGGATGGCGGCGCTCTTCCCTCGAGCGGCGCGGCGAGCCTCTATCTTCCCGCCGGCGCGAGCGGTCCAGCCTTCCTCATCTCCGATAATTTCGAGGTGATCCGGCAATATAACACCTCGGACGCCTATGCGATGTCGGTCGCCGTCCTCGCCGAGCGCATCGCCGGCCGCGACATGCCGGTCGCGTCCTGGCCGAAGGTCGCGCCGCTCTCGACCGCCGACGTCAAGGCGATGCAGCAGCTCCTGACGCAAAAGGGGCATTATCGCGGGACGATCGACGGAAAGCTGGGCCGCACCAGCCGCAACGCCGTGCATGCCTTCCAGCTCGCGGAGGGGATTCAGCCGGCGGACGGCTTTGCGACGAAGGAGATTTTGGCGCGGCTAAGGGGGAAGTGA
- the irrA gene encoding iron response transcriptional regulator IrrA: MTHQPIARSFDNSRRLREQPAGVPVDPKTRLRNAGLRPTVQRLALSKLLFGKGDRHVSAEALHAEAREAGLTMSLSTVYNTLNQFAEAGLLREIAVQGPRTYFHTRTSPHHHFMDEATGRMFDAADGSVEFSRLPAPPEGMEIVGCDVIIRIRPKKG, from the coding sequence ATGACGCATCAGCCTATAGCCCGGAGTTTCGACAATTCCCGCCGACTGCGCGAGCAGCCCGCAGGCGTCCCGGTTGATCCGAAGACCCGGCTGCGCAACGCCGGCCTGCGTCCGACCGTTCAGCGGCTGGCGCTGAGCAAGCTGCTTTTCGGCAAGGGCGACCGCCATGTGAGCGCAGAGGCGCTGCACGCCGAGGCCCGCGAGGCCGGGCTGACGATGTCGCTTTCGACGGTCTACAACACGCTCAACCAGTTCGCCGAAGCGGGCCTGTTGCGCGAAATCGCCGTGCAAGGTCCGCGCACCTATTTCCACACCCGCACCTCGCCGCATCACCATTTCATGGACGAGGCCACGGGCCGCATGTTCGACGCCGCCGACGGCTCGGTCGAATTCTCCCGCCTTCCGGCGCCGCCCGAGGGCATGGAGATCGTGGGCTGCGACGTGATCATCCGCATCCGCCCGAAGAAGGGGTAA
- the galU gene encoding UTP--glucose-1-phosphate uridylyltransferase GalU gives MTKRIRKAVFPVAGLGTRFLPATKAVPKEMLTVVDRPVVQHVVDEAREAGIEHFVFVTGRGKAVIEDHFDMAYELEDTLRRRNKTKEYDALMADLPPAGATSFTRQQAPLGLGHAVWCAREIIGDEPFAVLLPDMITLPAAGKTARCLAQAVEAYEKHGGNIIAVEEVKPEETHQYGVVATGEDYGSSFEITGMVEKPPQGAAPSNYIISGRYILEPKIFELLEKGEKGAGGEIQLTDAMIHLAKERPFHGVRFDGRTYDTGSKLGFLAANIAFGLARGDIAEGLKAEIRKLLG, from the coding sequence ATGACCAAGCGCATTCGCAAAGCGGTTTTCCCCGTCGCCGGCCTCGGCACCCGTTTCCTTCCGGCGACCAAAGCCGTGCCGAAGGAAATGCTCACCGTCGTCGACCGTCCCGTCGTTCAGCACGTCGTCGACGAAGCCCGTGAAGCCGGCATCGAGCATTTCGTATTTGTTACAGGACGCGGCAAGGCGGTCATAGAGGACCATTTCGACATGGCCTATGAACTTGAGGACACCTTGCGCCGCCGTAACAAGACCAAGGAATATGACGCTCTCATGGCGGATCTGCCCCCGGCCGGCGCCACGAGCTTCACCCGTCAGCAGGCGCCTCTCGGCCTCGGCCACGCTGTCTGGTGCGCGCGCGAGATCATCGGCGACGAGCCTTTCGCCGTGCTGCTGCCCGACATGATCACCCTGCCCGCCGCCGGCAAGACCGCCCGCTGCCTCGCGCAGGCTGTCGAAGCCTATGAAAAACATGGTGGAAACATCATCGCCGTCGAAGAGGTGAAGCCGGAGGAGACGCATCAATACGGCGTCGTCGCCACCGGCGAGGACTATGGCTCCAGCTTCGAGATCACCGGCATGGTCGAGAAGCCGCCGCAGGGCGCGGCGCCGAGCAATTACATTATCTCGGGCCGCTACATTCTCGAGCCGAAGATTTTCGAACTGCTCGAAAAGGGAGAGAAGGGCGCGGGCGGAGAGATCCAGCTCACCGACGCCATGATCCATCTCGCCAAGGAGCGTCCCTTCCACGGCGTGCGCTTCGACGGCCGCACCTATGACACGGGTTCGAAGCTCGGCTTCCTCGCCGCCAATATCGCCTTCGGCCTCGCCCGCGGCGACATCGCCGAGGGGCTGAAGGCGGAGATCAGGAAGCTCCTGGGCTGA